The following proteins are encoded in a genomic region of Opisthocomus hoazin isolate bOpiHoa1 chromosome 4, bOpiHoa1.hap1, whole genome shotgun sequence:
- the ACKR4 gene encoding atypical chemokine receptor 4 yields the protein MGWDMNNSTDYWIEDEEDDLNSVIDYNTYELLCEKSDVRNFSKLFLPVFYALAFTVGVAGNSSVVAVYAYCKKLKTKTDMYIMHLAIADLLLLFTLPFWAANAVQGWELGNSMCKLTSSLYTMNFSSSMLFLACISMDRYRATSEPRGHRRISKYCSVTCICVWLSATFLSIPELIFNQVRKHNDRNECLPVFPRNMETLLKATIQILEIVLEFLLPFLVMLICYSATARAIFRSANAKRSRPFMVLLAVVATFIITQLPYNIVKFWRAIDIIYMLITDCDASKTIDVALQVTKSIALFHTCVNPLLYTFLGASFKMRIMKIAKNYGHWRRQQQNGRPEEISMNYEDNTEETISFTI from the coding sequence ATGGGCTGGGATATGAACAACTCAACTGATTACTGGATTGAGGACGAGGAGGATGATCTCAACTCTGTTATAGATTACAACACATATGAGCTTCTCTGTGAAAAAAGTGATGTCAGAAATTTCAGCAAACTATTCCTCCCTGTGTTCTATGCATTGGCTTTCACTGTTGGAGTCGCTGGAAATTCATCAGTGGTCGCAGTTTATGCCTATTGCAAGAAACTGAAGACTAAGACAGATATGTACATCATGCATCTAGCCATTGCTGACTTGCTCTTGCTCTTCACACTCCCTTTTTGGGCTGCAAATGCAGTGCAGGGATGGGAACTTGGAAACTCCATGTGCAAGCTCACTTCTTCTCTGTACACCATGAATTTTAGCTCTAGCATGCTgttcctggcttgtatcagcatgGATAGATACAGGGCCACTTCTGAACCCCGGGGTCATAGAAGAATCAGTAAATACTGCAGTGTTACCTGTATCTGTGTCTGGCTGTCTGCCACTTTCCTCAGTATCCCTGAACTGATATTTAATCAAGTCAGGAAACACAATGACAGAAATGAATGCCTTCCTGTATTTCCAAGGAACATGGAAACGCTCTTAAAAGCAACCATTCAAATCCTGGAAATTGTCCTGGAATTTCTACTCCCTTTCCTAGTAATGCTGATCTGCTATTCAGCTACTGCTCGAGCAATCTTTAGATCTGCAAATGCTAAAAGATCTAGACCTTTCATGGTTCTGCTAGCAGTAGTGGCTACTTTCATTATTACCCAGCTACCTTACAACATTGTGAAGTTCTGGCGAGCCATAGATATAATCTACATGTTGATTACTGACTGTGATGCAAGTAAAACCATAGATGTCGCACTCCAGGTCACCAAGAGCATAGCTCTGTTTCACACCTGCGTGAACCCTCTTCTCTACACCTTTCTCGGTGCCTCTTTTAAAATGCGCATTATGAAAATTGCAAAAAATTATGGACACTGGAGAAGACAACAACAGAATGGAAGACCTGAAGAAATTTCTATGAATTATGAAGACAATACTGAAGAAACAATTAGTTTCACTATATAG